A window from Amblyomma americanum isolate KBUSLIRL-KWMA chromosome 7, ASM5285725v1, whole genome shotgun sequence encodes these proteins:
- the LOC144098458 gene encoding uncharacterized protein LOC144098458 isoform X1, with amino-acid sequence MEDDTSSSGPTTRTVGFNEYLYDSLDNTTFGQQIFSTKDGIFDDSADGQNATEDLGIFVEDHENENAGYIQHTISADQICMQINPGNSPMPKNPTHATLTIQSLNQETRRREIKRFRCNYEGCKRTYSTAGNLKTHQKTHTGEYTFVCTQEGCGKAFLTSYSLKIHFRVHTNERPYECHVTGCEKTFNTLYRLKAHQRIHTGETFNCGQDGCVKIFTTLSDLKKHTRTHTGEKPYRCDTDGCGKSFAASHHLKTHIRTHTGEKPYLCTQDGCQKTFTTQYSLKTHVARHDRPHGEEGQVVTFHLDGLDVDPDEPLEAALDCEADDGTAHLLLNTMVGTAAGGPAAAPQGTTLVSVPIQALDVNSAALRAYAMIPLDIVSGGTGQGDASAKVAQVLLPRTLTVDVATQVTEQQPTTGVVPSLDIAGAVPTVVPTALSTAVPTVMPTAVPTAMSVDTVDILGISTSQADICSCLDKQECEKGNCRNCSGHLDKVCGLSDGCSSVQDESGTVGVLNASAGSLTERAGHRACCL; translated from the exons ATGGAAGATGATACATCGTCGTCGGGTCCGACAACGAGGACTGTTGGATTTAATGAGTATCTGTACGACAGCCTGGATAATACGACGTTCGGTCAGCAGATTTTCTCGACTAAAGACGGCATCTTCGATGACTCGGCCGACGGTCAAAATGCCACCGAGGACCTGGGTATCTTCGTTGAAGATCACGAAAACGAGAACGCGGG GTACATTCAGCACACCATATCAGCCGATCAGATCTGCATGCAAATCAATCCGGGCAACAGCCCGATGCCAAAGAACCCAACCCATGCCACGCTGACAATTCAGAGTCTGAACCAGGAGACCCGAAGGcgtgagataaaacgttttcggTGCAACTACGAGGGCTGCAAGCGCACCTACAGCACGGCAGGCAACCTTAAAACGCATCAAAAAACACACACTG GCGAATACACATTTGTGTGCACGCAAGAGGGTTGCGGCAAGGCCTTCCTCACATCATACAGCCTCAAGATCCACTTCCGGGTACACACAAATGAGCGGCCCTATGAGTGCCACGTCACGGGCTGTGAGAAGACCTTCAACACTCTCTACAG GCTGAAGGCTCACCAGCGGATCCACACGGGAGAGACGTTCAACTGTGGCCAGGATGGTTGCGTGAAGATCTTTACCACCCTGAGTGACCTCAAGAAGCACACTCGCACTCATACCGGTGAAAAGCCCTACAG ATGTGACACAGACGGGTGTGGGAAGTCATTTGCTGCTAGTCATCACCTGAAAACCCACATTAGAACTCACACAG GAGAGAAGCCCTACCTCTGCACACAGGATGGCTGCCAGAAGACGTTCACAACACAGTACAGTCTCAAGACCCATGTGGCGAGGCATGACCGGCCGCATGGTGAAGAG GGCCAGGTGGTGACATTCCACCTAGATGGCCTTGATGTGGACCCGGATGAGCCGCTTGAGGCGGCCTTGGACTGCGAGGCTGACGACGGCACCGCCCACCTGCTACTCAACACCATGGTGGGCACGGCGGCAGGAGGGCCTGCGGCAGCTCCACAGGGCACCACCTTAGTCAGTGTGCCCATCCAGGCGCTGGACGTCAACAGTGCTGCCCTCCGAG CCTATGCCATGATACCGCTAGACATAGTGAGCGGAGGGACCGGACAGGGCGATGCATCAGCCAAGGTTGCGCAAGTGCTGCTGCCTCGAACGCTCACTGTTGATGTGGCAACTCAAGTCACTGAACAGCAGCCGACGACTGGAGTGGTACCCAGCCTGGACATAGCTGGTGCAGTGCCGACAGTGGTTCCGACAGCGCTGTCAACAGCAGTGCCGACAGTGATGCCGACAGCAGTGCCAACAGCCATGTCTGTTGACACTGTAGACATCTTGGGCATCTCGACATCACAGGCGGACATATGCAGCTGTCTAGACAAGCAGGAGTGCGAAAAGGGTAACTGTAGGAATTGTTCCGGTCATCTGGACAAGGTCTGTGGTTTGTCGGACGGTTGCTCCAGTGTGCAGGACGAAAGCGGCACAGTGGGTGTGTTGAATGCCTCTGCGGGTAGCTTGACAGAACGCGCTGGCCATCGCGCCTGCTGCTTATAA
- the LOC144098458 gene encoding uncharacterized protein LOC144098458 isoform X2, with protein MEDDTSSSGPTTRTVGFNEYLYDSLDNTTFGQQIFSTKDGIFDDSADGQNATEDLGIFVEDHENENAGYIQHTISADQICMQINPGNSPMPKNPTHATLTIQSLNQETRRREIKRFRCNYEGCKRTYSTAGNLKTHQKTHTGEYTFVCTQEGCGKAFLTSYSLKIHFRVHTNERPYECHVTGCEKTFNTLYRCDTDGCGKSFAASHHLKTHIRTHTGEKPYLCTQDGCQKTFTTQYSLKTHVARHDRPHGEEGQVVTFHLDGLDVDPDEPLEAALDCEADDGTAHLLLNTMVGTAAGGPAAAPQGTTLVSVPIQALDVNSAALRAYAMIPLDIVSGGTGQGDASAKVAQVLLPRTLTVDVATQVTEQQPTTGVVPSLDIAGAVPTVVPTALSTAVPTVMPTAVPTAMSVDTVDILGISTSQADICSCLDKQECEKGNCRNCSGHLDKVCGLSDGCSSVQDESGTVGVLNASAGSLTERAGHRACCL; from the exons ATGGAAGATGATACATCGTCGTCGGGTCCGACAACGAGGACTGTTGGATTTAATGAGTATCTGTACGACAGCCTGGATAATACGACGTTCGGTCAGCAGATTTTCTCGACTAAAGACGGCATCTTCGATGACTCGGCCGACGGTCAAAATGCCACCGAGGACCTGGGTATCTTCGTTGAAGATCACGAAAACGAGAACGCGGG GTACATTCAGCACACCATATCAGCCGATCAGATCTGCATGCAAATCAATCCGGGCAACAGCCCGATGCCAAAGAACCCAACCCATGCCACGCTGACAATTCAGAGTCTGAACCAGGAGACCCGAAGGcgtgagataaaacgttttcggTGCAACTACGAGGGCTGCAAGCGCACCTACAGCACGGCAGGCAACCTTAAAACGCATCAAAAAACACACACTG GCGAATACACATTTGTGTGCACGCAAGAGGGTTGCGGCAAGGCCTTCCTCACATCATACAGCCTCAAGATCCACTTCCGGGTACACACAAATGAGCGGCCCTATGAGTGCCACGTCACGGGCTGTGAGAAGACCTTCAACACTCTCTACAG ATGTGACACAGACGGGTGTGGGAAGTCATTTGCTGCTAGTCATCACCTGAAAACCCACATTAGAACTCACACAG GAGAGAAGCCCTACCTCTGCACACAGGATGGCTGCCAGAAGACGTTCACAACACAGTACAGTCTCAAGACCCATGTGGCGAGGCATGACCGGCCGCATGGTGAAGAG GGCCAGGTGGTGACATTCCACCTAGATGGCCTTGATGTGGACCCGGATGAGCCGCTTGAGGCGGCCTTGGACTGCGAGGCTGACGACGGCACCGCCCACCTGCTACTCAACACCATGGTGGGCACGGCGGCAGGAGGGCCTGCGGCAGCTCCACAGGGCACCACCTTAGTCAGTGTGCCCATCCAGGCGCTGGACGTCAACAGTGCTGCCCTCCGAG CCTATGCCATGATACCGCTAGACATAGTGAGCGGAGGGACCGGACAGGGCGATGCATCAGCCAAGGTTGCGCAAGTGCTGCTGCCTCGAACGCTCACTGTTGATGTGGCAACTCAAGTCACTGAACAGCAGCCGACGACTGGAGTGGTACCCAGCCTGGACATAGCTGGTGCAGTGCCGACAGTGGTTCCGACAGCGCTGTCAACAGCAGTGCCGACAGTGATGCCGACAGCAGTGCCAACAGCCATGTCTGTTGACACTGTAGACATCTTGGGCATCTCGACATCACAGGCGGACATATGCAGCTGTCTAGACAAGCAGGAGTGCGAAAAGGGTAACTGTAGGAATTGTTCCGGTCATCTGGACAAGGTCTGTGGTTTGTCGGACGGTTGCTCCAGTGTGCAGGACGAAAGCGGCACAGTGGGTGTGTTGAATGCCTCTGCGGGTAGCTTGACAGAACGCGCTGGCCATCGCGCCTGCTGCTTATAA